A genomic region of Raphanus sativus cultivar WK10039 chromosome 6, ASM80110v3, whole genome shotgun sequence contains the following coding sequences:
- the LOC130495500 gene encoding uncharacterized protein LOC130495500, producing MASSSHYHYHNNDEEDAFDSVFDDLYEELEFIPEPKERKKRIYIERNREEGHKKLWNDYFKDTPTYPHNLFRRRFRMNKRLFLRIVHRLSTEVEYFRLTEDALGRSSLTPLQKCTAAIRQLAYGSASDAVDEYVRLAETTAQHCLHNFTAGIIDLFGDQYLRRPTPEDLQRLLLKGEERGFPGMIGSIDCMH from the coding sequence ATGGCATCATCTTCTCACTATCATTATCACAACAATGATGAGGAGGATGcatttgattctgtttttgaTGATCTTTATGAAGAGCTCGAATTCATTCCGgaaccaaaagagagaaaaaaacgtATTTATATTGAGAGAAACCGGGAAGAAGGACACAAAAAACTGTGGAATGATTATTTCAAGGACACTCCAACATATCCGCACAATTTATTCCGCCGACGGTTCCGAATGAACAAGCGCTTGTTCTTGAGAATTGTGCATCGTCTCTCTACAGAAGTTGAATATTTTCGTCTAACTGAAGATGCCCTCGGACGGTCGAGTCTAACTCCGCTCCAAAAATGTACCGCAGCAATTCGTCAATTGGCCTATGGTAGTGCCTCTGATGCAGTTGACGAGTATGTACGACTTGCTGAAACAACAGCTCAACACTGTTTGCACAATTTCACTGCCGGAATAATCGACTTATTTGGCGATCAATACCTAAGACGTCCCACACCGGAGGATCTACAAAGACTACTGCTAAAAGGTGAAGAACGTGGATTTCCCGGGATGATTGGAAGCATTGACTGTATGCATTGA
- the LOC108807766 gene encoding glutathione S-transferase T3-like — protein MDPNYHPAESSSYVGLLHSQDVSAFNENFPYESFHSSVNFGDSEPIPAFSSQQTQDAPPETPVARAVRRKWNPIDDEVLISGWLNTSKDPIVSNDHKAGSFWNRVAAYYASSPHGREDGVREWVHCKKRWHRINDEINKFCGAYAAAERQQRSGESDTDVLKKAHDIFYSDHGHKFTLEHAWCMLKYEQKWMSLNTPKPVSKRKNTETSTQSSTTEGFVVFLTL, from the coding sequence ATGGATCCAAATTATCATCCTGCTGAATCCTCTAGTTACGTAGGACTGCTTCACAGTCAAGATGTTAGTGCTTTCAATGAAAACTTTCCTTATGAAAGTTTTCATTCTAGTGTTAACTTTGGAGATTCCGAACCTATCCCGGCTTTCAGTTCTCAACAAACTCAAGACGCACCTCCAGAGACACCAGTGGCCCGTGCTGTGAGACGCAAATGGAACCCAATAGATGACGAGGTGCTGATAAGTGGCTGGCTTAACACTTCTAAGGATCCTATAGTTTCAAATGACCATAAGGCGGGTTCCTTTTGGAACCGAGTTGCTGCTTATTATGCATCAAGTCCACACGGAAGAGAGGATGGTGTGAGAGAGTGGGTTCATTGCAAGAAGAGGTGGCACAGAATCAATGATGAGATAAACAAGTTCTGTGGCGCATACGCGGCAGCAGAGAGACAACAGAGGAGTGGTGAGAGTGACACTGACGTTCTGAAGAAGGCGCATGACATTTTCTACTCTGATCATGGACACAAGTTCACCCTTGAACACGCGTGGTGTATGCTCAAGTATGAACAGAAGTGGATGAGTCTTAACACACCTAAACCAGTTTCGAAGAGGAAGAACACTGAGACAAGTACCCAATCTTCTACCACTGAAGGTTTCGTTGTATTCTTGACTTTGTAA